The proteins below are encoded in one region of Sulfolobus islandicus Y.N.15.51:
- a CDS encoding nucleotidyltransferase family protein produces the protein MEIEWKYKNAFRIAIKEIRRFYPEFAIIGRFARNFYANPETTLDIDFIANLDDVERLAEFIEHISSHYEIFPNDVGHWQYKIIIKGVRVDLVKPPQYKFDDEVISRRRIVRIEGVGEVPILSPEDLVTLYVVASINRGVKDLIKAKDIIIYSLAKHDFNEDYFLRKCEENSVKALCLTLLSN, from the coding sequence TTGGAAATTGAATGGAAATATAAGAATGCGTTTAGAATAGCAATTAAAGAGATAAGAAGGTTTTATCCAGAATTTGCTATAATAGGAAGATTTGCAAGAAACTTTTACGCTAATCCTGAAACTACCCTCGATATAGATTTTATAGCGAATTTAGATGATGTCGAAAGATTGGCAGAATTCATAGAACATATATCATCTCATTATGAAATATTTCCTAATGACGTAGGACATTGGCAATATAAGATAATTATTAAAGGTGTAAGGGTTGACCTTGTAAAACCACCTCAATATAAGTTCGATGACGAGGTAATATCGAGGAGAAGAATAGTAAGAATTGAAGGAGTGGGCGAGGTTCCAATATTATCTCCGGAAGATTTAGTAACTCTTTATGTAGTAGCGTCTATAAATAGGGGAGTTAAAGATCTGATTAAGGCTAAAGATATAATTATCTATTCTTTAGCAAAACACGACTTTAATGAAGATTATTTCCTGAGGAAATGTGAAGAAAATAGCGTAAAGGCGTTATGTTTGACTCTCCTCTCTAACTAA
- the vapB gene encoding type II toxin-antitoxin system VapB family antitoxin produces the protein MKMVYSLRIDKELREEMEKYDIKWNEEIEGFIRKRLEELKKEEILKRINEILSTMPETNSSSAEMVREDRDNN, from the coding sequence ATGAAAATGGTATACAGTTTAAGGATAGATAAAGAATTACGTGAGGAGATGGAAAAGTACGACATAAAGTGGAATGAAGAGATAGAGGGTTTCATAAGGAAAAGGCTTGAGGAATTGAAAAAAGAGGAGATTCTAAAGAGGATTAATGAGATCCTTTCAACCATGCCGGAAACTAATTCAAGTAGTGCGGAAATGGTGAGGGAAGATAGGGATAATAATTGA
- a CDS encoding 2,5-diamino-6-(ribosylamino)-4(3H)-pyrimidinone 5'-phosphate reductase, whose product MRPYVIIFSTLSIDGRLATKTGYSELSCPYDKQRQHEIRSEVDAVMVGANTVRVDNPSLTVKYSKNRRNPIRVVVTRSFNLDPSYKIFTTPPSTIVYTSNYESEKVEEFNRKGVIVRKFLHLDDLLEDLYNSFNVKRLMVEGGGHLIWWFIRDNLYDEIRITISPRIFGNGVSFAQGDGFIGEDSPRLTLIDAKICECRNEVHLTYQKYMA is encoded by the coding sequence ATGAGACCTTATGTAATAATATTTAGCACGTTATCAATAGATGGTAGACTCGCAACGAAAACTGGTTATAGCGAATTAAGTTGCCCTTATGATAAGCAAAGACAACATGAGATAAGAAGTGAGGTTGATGCAGTAATGGTAGGAGCTAATACGGTAAGAGTAGACAACCCATCATTAACTGTAAAGTATAGTAAAAATAGGAGAAACCCCATTAGAGTAGTGGTGACTAGAAGTTTCAATCTAGACCCTTCATATAAGATATTCACCACACCACCCTCAACAATAGTCTATACTTCTAATTACGAAAGTGAAAAAGTTGAGGAATTTAATAGGAAAGGAGTAATTGTTAGGAAATTTCTTCATTTAGATGACCTTTTAGAGGACTTATACAACAGCTTCAACGTTAAAAGACTAATGGTTGAAGGAGGTGGACATTTAATATGGTGGTTTATAAGAGACAATCTTTATGACGAAATTAGAATAACAATTTCTCCTAGAATTTTTGGAAATGGAGTCAGTTTTGCACAAGGAGATGGGTTTATTGGTGAGGATTCGCCTAGGCTCACGTTAATTGATGCCAAAATTTGCGAATGTAGGAACGAAGTCCATCTTACGTACCAGAAATACATGGCATAA
- a CDS encoding GTP-binding protein, which yields MYKELVEKEKLLPKENLLGLVTGGCPHTAIREDPSLNLRVLEVLQNKEIDMVFIESGGDNVMSTFSPLLADYTIFILDTSAGDKYPGKGGLGISESDLLVINKIDLAPYVNANLENMREDAVKVRKHKPTVFVSLKTMEGIDELIKTLDKELGI from the coding sequence ATTTACAAGGAATTAGTTGAAAAGGAAAAGTTGCTCCCAAAAGAGAATTTATTAGGTCTAGTAACTGGTGGTTGCCCTCACACAGCAATTAGAGAAGACCCGTCACTCAATTTAAGAGTATTAGAAGTACTTCAGAATAAGGAGATTGACATGGTATTTATCGAAAGTGGTGGAGATAACGTAATGTCAACTTTCAGCCCGCTCTTAGCTGATTATACTATATTCATATTAGATACCTCTGCTGGCGATAAATATCCTGGAAAAGGTGGACTTGGAATTAGTGAAAGCGATTTGTTAGTAATAAATAAGATCGACCTAGCCCCTTATGTAAATGCAAACCTAGAAAATATGAGGGAAGATGCCGTTAAGGTCAGAAAGCACAAGCCAACAGTATTCGTGAGTCTAAAGACAATGGAAGGGATTGACGAGCTTATAAAAACCTTAGATAAGGAGTTAGGAATTTGA
- a CDS encoding type II toxin-antitoxin system VapC family toxin, producing MTKEKGWNRITELLKDSETLDLALVEVSNVIWKKVVLTNEITLQDANKAIMIIKEYLPQLLTVNKSVKLLERAIDISIREKLTIYDSLYIALAESKRSKLLTSDKKQYEVARKYVDSELF from the coding sequence GTGACTAAGGAGAAGGGATGGAATAGAATTACGGAGTTACTAAAGGATAGTGAAACTCTAGATCTGGCGCTAGTAGAAGTTTCCAATGTTATTTGGAAGAAAGTGGTGTTAACAAACGAGATTACTCTACAGGATGCCAATAAGGCGATTATGATTATTAAGGAATATCTACCTCAATTGCTGACTGTAAATAAAAGCGTTAAACTCTTGGAAAGAGCTATAGATATCTCTATAAGGGAAAAACTGACTATATACGACTCGCTATATATTGCCTTAGCGGAAAGCAAGAGAAGTAAATTATTAACCAGCGATAAAAAGCAATATGAGGTTGCAAGAAAATACGTGGACTCGGAATTATTTTAG
- the glgX gene encoding glycogen debranching protein GlgX — MSVFFRTRDRPLRPGDPYPLGSNWIEDEDGVNFSLFSENAEKVELLLYSQTNQKYPKEIIEVKNRTGDLWHILVPGLRPGQLYAYKVYGPYKPALGLRFNPNKVLIDPYAKAINGNVIWNDAVFGYKIGDQNQDLSYDERDSSEYVPKSVVINPYFEWDDEDFIKRNKVPLKDTVIYEVHVKGFTKLRLDLPENIRGSYEGLASEQMISYLKDLGITTVELMPVFHFIDQRFLIDKGLTNYWGYDPINFFSPECRYSSSGCLGEQVFSFKKMVNELHNAGIEVIIDVVYNHTAEGNHLGPTLSFRGIDNIAYYMLQPDNKRYYLDFTGTGNTLNLSHPRVIQMVLDSLRYWVTDMHVDGFRFDLAAALARELYSVNMLNTFFIALQQDPILSRVKLIAEPWDVGQGGYQVGNFPHQWAEWNGKYRDSIRRFWRGEALPYSEIANRLLGSPDIYLGNNKTPFASINYVTSHDGFTLEDLVSYNQKHNEANGFNNQDGMNENYSWNCGAEGTINDQNVIMCREKQKRNFMITLLISQGTPMILGGDELSRTQRGNNNAFCQDNEITWFDWNLDERKSKFLGFVKKMIQFYKAHPVFRRERYFQGKKLFGMPLKDVTFYTPDGKEVDEKTWNSPTQTVIFVLEGSVMDEINIYGERIADDSFLIILNANPNNVKVKFQKGKWELVVCSYLREIKPEERIVEGEKELEIEGRTALVYRRIEL; from the coding sequence ATGTCAGTATTCTTCAGAACTAGGGATAGACCTCTACGCCCTGGAGATCCATATCCATTAGGTTCAAATTGGATAGAAGATGAGGATGGAGTAAATTTTTCCTTATTCTCAGAGAATGCAGAAAAAGTTGAATTACTCCTTTATTCACAAACAAATCAAAAGTATCCAAAGGAGATAATAGAGGTTAAAAACAGAACGGGAGATCTTTGGCATATATTAGTCCCAGGGCTGAGACCCGGGCAACTTTACGCATACAAGGTTTATGGTCCGTATAAACCGGCGTTAGGATTGAGATTTAATCCTAATAAGGTTTTAATAGACCCTTACGCTAAAGCCATAAATGGTAATGTGATTTGGAACGATGCAGTATTTGGTTATAAGATAGGAGACCAAAATCAAGATTTAAGCTATGACGAGAGGGATTCCAGCGAATATGTACCTAAAAGTGTTGTGATTAACCCATACTTTGAATGGGACGATGAGGATTTCATTAAGAGGAATAAGGTTCCATTAAAGGATACAGTAATTTATGAAGTTCACGTAAAAGGATTTACAAAACTTAGATTGGATTTGCCGGAAAACATAAGGGGATCTTATGAAGGTTTAGCCTCAGAACAAATGATTAGCTATCTCAAAGATTTAGGGATTACTACTGTAGAATTAATGCCGGTTTTTCACTTCATTGATCAAAGATTTCTGATAGATAAGGGGCTAACAAATTACTGGGGATATGACCCAATAAACTTCTTCTCCCCGGAATGTAGATATTCCAGTAGCGGCTGTTTAGGAGAACAAGTATTCAGTTTCAAGAAAATGGTAAACGAATTACATAACGCAGGAATCGAGGTTATAATTGATGTAGTTTATAATCATACTGCTGAGGGAAATCATTTAGGACCAACGTTAAGTTTCAGAGGTATTGATAATATAGCATATTATATGCTCCAACCAGACAATAAAAGATATTATTTAGACTTTACCGGAACTGGCAACACGTTAAATCTTAGCCATCCAAGAGTTATCCAGATGGTCCTAGATAGCTTAAGATATTGGGTTACGGATATGCATGTAGATGGCTTTAGATTTGACTTAGCAGCCGCTTTAGCTAGGGAATTGTACAGCGTTAATATGTTAAATACGTTCTTCATTGCATTACAGCAAGATCCAATATTGTCACGAGTAAAACTAATAGCTGAGCCGTGGGATGTAGGACAAGGAGGATATCAAGTTGGGAATTTCCCACATCAATGGGCAGAATGGAATGGAAAATATAGGGATTCTATAAGGAGATTTTGGAGAGGAGAAGCGTTACCCTATAGCGAGATTGCTAACAGGCTATTAGGTTCACCAGACATCTACTTAGGTAATAATAAAACACCATTTGCCAGTATAAACTACGTAACTTCGCACGATGGTTTCACATTAGAAGATTTAGTTAGTTATAATCAAAAACACAATGAGGCGAATGGATTTAACAATCAAGATGGAATGAACGAGAACTACAGTTGGAATTGTGGTGCAGAAGGAACTATAAATGACCAAAACGTAATTATGTGCAGAGAGAAACAGAAAAGGAACTTCATGATAACGTTACTTATTAGCCAAGGAACTCCCATGATATTAGGAGGAGATGAGTTAAGTAGGACACAAAGAGGAAATAATAACGCGTTTTGCCAAGACAATGAGATAACTTGGTTTGATTGGAATTTAGATGAGAGAAAATCAAAATTTTTAGGGTTTGTTAAAAAAATGATCCAATTTTATAAAGCGCATCCGGTATTCAGAAGGGAAAGATATTTTCAAGGAAAGAAGTTATTCGGCATGCCATTAAAAGATGTAACATTTTACACTCCAGACGGTAAGGAGGTTGATGAGAAAACGTGGAATTCCCCAACGCAAACTGTTATCTTCGTGTTAGAGGGGAGCGTAATGGATGAGATTAACATCTACGGAGAGAGAATTGCAGATGATTCATTCTTAATAATACTTAACGCAAATCCCAATAACGTAAAAGTGAAGTTTCAAAAAGGTAAATGGGAACTAGTTGTTTGTTCTTATTTAAGAGAGATAAAACCAGAAGAAAGAATTGTAGAAGGCGAGAAGGAATTAGAAATTGAGGGAAGAACTGCATTAGTTTATAGGAGGATAGAACTATGA
- a CDS encoding malto-oligosyltrehalose synthase, producing MITGTYRLQLNNGFTFYDVIENLDYFKELGVSHLYLSPILKARPRSTHGYDVVDHSEINEELGGEEGYFRLVKEAKSRGLGIIQDIVPNHMAVHHTNWRLMDLLKNWKNSKYYNYFDHYDEDKIVLSILEDELNIVIDKGLIKVQKDKIEYRGLILPINDEGVEFLKRINCFDNSCLKKEDIKRLLLMQYYQLTYWKKGYPNYRRFFAVNDLIAVRVELDEVFRESHEIIGKLLVDGLRIDHIDGLYDPKEYLDKLRQLVGNNKIIYVEKILSINEKLRDDWKVDGTTGYDFLNYVNMLLVDGNSEEELTEFYESFIGIEINIDELITQSKRLVANQLFKGDIERLSKLLNVDYEYLVDFLVCIKKYRTYLPFEDISTIKQCDKEGRLRNEKGIMRLQQYMPAIFAKGYEDTTLFIYNRLISLNEVGSDLRRFSISIEDFHNFNLSRVNSISMNTLSTHDSKFSEDVRARISVLSEIPKEWKERVAYWHDLLKPNIDKNDEYRFYQTLVGSYEGFDNRERIKNHMIKVIREAKVHTTWENPNSEYENKVLDFIDGAFESSSFRNDFENFEKRIVYFGYMKSLVATTLKFLSPGVPDIYQGTEVWRFLLTDPDNRMPVNFKKLRELLNNLTEKNLELSDPRVKMLYVKKLLQLRREYLLNDYKPLPFGFQRGKVTVLFSPIVTREIKEKINIRQKSVNWIRNEEISSGEYNLSELIGEHKVVILTEKSG from the coding sequence ATGATAACAGGCACATATAGGCTGCAACTAAATAATGGATTCACTTTTTATGATGTAATAGAAAATTTGGATTACTTTAAGGAATTAGGAGTATCACACCTATACCTATCTCCAATACTTAAGGCTAGACCAAGGAGTACTCACGGTTACGATGTAGTAGATCATAGCGAAATTAATGAGGAATTAGGAGGAGAAGAGGGATATTTTAGACTAGTTAAGGAGGCTAAGAGTAGAGGTTTAGGAATCATACAAGATATAGTACCAAATCACATGGCAGTACATCATACTAATTGGAGGCTTATGGATCTGTTAAAGAATTGGAAGAATAGTAAATATTATAACTATTTTGATCACTATGATGAAGATAAAATTGTCCTTTCAATTCTTGAGGACGAGTTAAATATCGTTATAGATAAGGGATTGATAAAAGTACAGAAGGATAAAATAGAGTATAGAGGACTTATATTACCGATAAACGATGAAGGAGTTGAGTTCTTGAAAAGAATTAATTGCTTTGACAATTCATGTTTAAAGAAAGAGGACATAAAGAGATTACTATTAATGCAATATTATCAGCTAACTTACTGGAAGAAAGGTTATCCAAATTATAGGAGATTTTTCGCAGTAAATGATTTGATAGCTGTTAGGGTAGAATTGGATGAAGTATTTAGAGAGTCCCATGAGATAATTGGCAAGCTACTTGTTGACGGTTTAAGAATTGACCACATAGATGGACTATATGACCCTAAAGAGTATTTGGATAAGCTAAGACAGTTAGTAGGAAATAACAAGATAATATACGTAGAGAAGATATTGTCAATCAACGAGAAATTAAGAGATGATTGGAAAGTAGATGGTACTACTGGATATGATTTCTTGAACTACGTTAATATGCTATTAGTAGATGGAAATAGTGAAGAGGAGTTAACTGAGTTTTATGAGAGTTTCATTGGAATAGAAATCAATATAGATGAGTTGATAACGCAAAGTAAAAGATTAGTCGCAAATCAGTTGTTTAAAGGCGATATTGAAAGGTTAAGCAAGTTACTAAACGTCGATTATGAATATCTGGTAGATTTTCTAGTATGTATAAAAAAGTATAGGACATATTTACCATTTGAGGATATTAGCACGATAAAGCAATGCGATAAGGAGGGAAGGTTAAGGAATGAAAAGGGAATCATGAGACTCCAACAATACATGCCAGCAATCTTCGCTAAGGGCTATGAGGATACTACCCTCTTCATCTACAATAGGTTAATCTCACTAAACGAGGTGGGGAGTGACCTAAGAAGATTCAGTATAAGCATCGAAGACTTTCATAACTTTAACCTAAGCAGAGTAAATAGTATATCAATGAACACTCTTTCCACTCATGATAGTAAATTCAGTGAAGACGTTAGAGCTAGAATATCAGTACTATCTGAGATACCAAAGGAGTGGAAGGAGAGGGTAGCATATTGGCATGATTTGTTAAAACCAAATATTGATAAAAACGATGAGTATAGATTTTATCAAACACTTGTGGGAAGTTATGAGGGATTTGATAATAGGGAGAGAATTAAGAACCACATGATTAAGGTCATAAGAGAAGCTAAGGTACATACAACATGGGAAAATCCAAATTCAGAGTATGAAAATAAAGTTTTGGACTTCATAGATGGCGCATTTGAGAGCAGTAGTTTTAGAAATGATTTTGAAAATTTTGAAAAGAGAATAGTTTATTTCGGTTATATGAAATCATTAGTTGCAACGACACTTAAGTTCCTTTCGCCAGGCGTACCAGATATTTATCAAGGAACTGAAGTTTGGAGATTCTTACTTACAGACCCAGATAACAGAATGCCGGTGAATTTCAAGAAACTAAGGGAATTATTAAATAATTTGACTGAAAAGAACTTAGAACTTTCAGATCCAAGAGTCAAAATGTTGTATGTTAAGAAACTGCTACAGCTTAGAAGAGAGTACTTACTAAACGATTATAAACCATTACCCTTTGGCTTCCAAAGGGGAAAAGTAACTGTTCTTTTCTCACCAATAGTAACTAGGGAGATTAAAGAGAAGATTAATATAAGGCAAAAAAGCGTGAATTGGATCAGAAATGAGGAAATTAGTAGTGGAGAGTACAATTTGAGTGAGTTAATTGGGGAGCATAAAGTTGTTATATTAACTGAAAAAAGTGGTTAA
- a CDS encoding urease accessory protein UreD, which yields MKSHLVIRNNVVQSSGVLGAIQIGDKMIVLTNPSEVLANNDELTFDINVRGKILTDQAYTKVLSSSNVKISVNMEMEDSSYFPHPVLFYNNANFEMVTEIRSKGKNSVVEAFILGRRGSGEKFVKGKINAITKIYSEHGLIAYDVFRVNDEDYLDLIGNDALLTVYYIEDGELASFTREILSYKDVFKEWSKITGIWF from the coding sequence TTGAAAAGTCACTTAGTGATTAGAAATAATGTCGTACAGAGCAGTGGTGTTCTAGGCGCTATACAAATAGGAGATAAGATGATAGTACTAACTAACCCCTCAGAAGTATTGGCTAATAACGACGAGTTAACATTTGACATTAATGTAAGGGGAAAGATACTCACTGATCAAGCGTATACTAAGGTTTTGAGTAGCTCCAATGTGAAAATAAGTGTCAACATGGAGATGGAGGATTCCTCTTACTTCCCTCATCCCGTTCTATTCTACAATAATGCCAATTTTGAAATGGTCACTGAAATAAGGAGTAAAGGTAAGAATAGTGTTGTTGAAGCCTTCATTCTGGGTAGAAGAGGAAGTGGAGAGAAGTTCGTTAAGGGTAAGATTAACGCCATTACTAAGATATATTCTGAACACGGTTTGATAGCATATGATGTGTTTAGGGTAAACGATGAGGATTACCTCGACCTTATAGGTAATGATGCCTTGCTTACAGTTTATTATATTGAGGATGGCGAATTGGCATCGTTTACTAGGGAGATTTTGAGTTATAAAGATGTCTTTAAGGAGTGGAGTAAAATAACGGGAATATGGTTTTAA
- a CDS encoding S41 family peptidase, whose product MKAYYMYPDIRGDLISFTSDDDVWLLSLKDMKPLRITSGLGVSIRPKISPSGRKVAFTVVWLKSGKQGGDIYVVEDGQARRVTYFGSRNSRVANWLSEDEIIVITDFHTPFGQWNEAYKADVNNGETEKLPFGMLSNIVKRDNVIVIVRGYQDLPNWKGYKGGTKGELWISRDGGKTFEKFVSLDGNVSWPMIVKERVYFLSNHEGVGNLYSVDLNGKDLRRHTNFTDFYCRNANSDGKRIVFQNAGDIYLYDPEKDSLSKLDIDLPTDRKKRQPKFVSVIEYMNEAVVNGNYIALTSRGKAFLMRPWDGPAVQLGKKQGVKYRQIQALPNGDVIGVNDDDKLVILGKDGNEKVINRDFARIERVKVSPDGKKILLSNNKLELWVYEIDSDNARLIDKSEYDLILEFDWHPNGEWFAYAFPEGYYTQSIKLARIDGKIVRITTPYGYDFSPSFDPDGRYLYFLAARHLDPTNDKVIFNLSFQRVVKPYLVVLGNYYSPFNQPLDESSSNDKNVVIEGIEDRVIPFPIEEENYVQIAGAKNNKIFLFSYPIRGLRTQTGDVFGRLEVYDLENKAKELYADNVSSFSLSSDKSKILLMLKDNLRLFDVNAKPDFNSAGRKGGVIDLSRVKVYVEPEKEWRQMLKETWKLMKQNYWNEERLKNWDSVLPKYERLLDRVSTRFELSDIIQEMQGETRTSHSYETAYDYDTPEPLSVGGLGGEFEYNENNKCYKITKIYVGDSTNENERSPLRDPGVQLNVGDCIKAIDGEEANGNIYSHLVNKDQVILDVITNDGKNKRVTVKVLKDERFLIYRYWVEKNREYVHEKSKGRLGYIHIPDMMYQGFAEFYRLFMSEFHREGLVVDVRFNRGGFISGLLLEKLLLKRVGYVHPRNGKPIPMPYFSSPKVLVGITNEHAGSDGDIFSFLFKKYKLGVLIGRRTWGGVVGIRPRYRLVDNTYISQPEFAVNFEDVGFGIENYGVDPDIVVEIKPEDYASNSDTQLDTAIELALKQL is encoded by the coding sequence ATGAAAGCGTACTATATGTATCCCGACATTAGAGGGGATCTAATATCATTTACTTCAGACGATGACGTTTGGCTTCTTTCTTTAAAAGACATGAAGCCGCTTAGGATAACAAGTGGTTTAGGAGTTTCCATAAGGCCTAAAATAAGTCCAAGTGGTAGAAAAGTTGCGTTTACTGTTGTTTGGCTTAAGAGTGGTAAGCAAGGTGGAGATATTTACGTTGTTGAAGATGGGCAAGCTAGGAGGGTTACTTATTTTGGTAGTAGGAATAGTAGGGTTGCTAATTGGCTTTCAGAGGACGAGATTATTGTAATAACTGACTTTCACACTCCTTTTGGTCAATGGAATGAGGCGTATAAGGCAGATGTGAATAACGGAGAGACAGAGAAATTGCCTTTCGGCATGTTATCCAATATTGTAAAAAGGGATAATGTAATAGTAATTGTAAGGGGTTATCAAGATTTACCAAATTGGAAAGGGTATAAGGGTGGAACTAAGGGTGAATTATGGATTTCCCGTGATGGTGGTAAAACCTTCGAGAAGTTTGTTAGTTTAGATGGTAACGTTAGTTGGCCCATGATAGTTAAAGAAAGGGTTTACTTTCTATCCAATCATGAAGGGGTTGGTAATCTTTATTCAGTTGATTTGAACGGTAAGGATTTAAGGAGGCATACCAACTTCACCGATTTCTATTGTAGGAATGCAAATAGCGATGGTAAGAGGATTGTTTTTCAAAACGCTGGTGATATATATTTGTACGATCCAGAAAAGGACAGCTTATCTAAACTGGATATTGACTTACCTACTGATAGGAAGAAGAGGCAACCGAAATTCGTTAGTGTGATAGAATACATGAATGAGGCTGTTGTAAATGGTAATTATATAGCATTAACAAGTAGGGGTAAGGCATTTTTAATGAGGCCGTGGGATGGCCCCGCAGTTCAGTTGGGCAAGAAACAAGGTGTAAAATATAGGCAGATTCAAGCTTTGCCTAATGGTGATGTGATAGGAGTAAACGATGATGATAAATTGGTGATTTTAGGTAAGGATGGAAATGAGAAGGTAATAAATAGGGATTTTGCTAGGATAGAGAGAGTCAAGGTTTCTCCAGATGGTAAGAAGATATTATTATCTAACAATAAGCTTGAGTTATGGGTTTACGAGATTGATAGTGATAACGCCAGATTAATAGATAAGAGCGAATATGACTTAATTTTAGAATTTGATTGGCATCCAAATGGTGAGTGGTTTGCTTACGCTTTTCCAGAAGGCTATTACACTCAATCAATAAAGCTTGCCCGCATTGACGGGAAGATTGTTAGGATAACAACTCCCTATGGGTATGACTTTTCACCGTCATTTGACCCAGATGGTAGATATTTATATTTTTTGGCTGCAAGGCATTTAGACCCAACTAACGATAAGGTAATATTTAATTTAAGTTTCCAGAGGGTTGTTAAGCCATACCTAGTAGTTCTAGGAAATTATTATTCCCCATTTAACCAGCCATTAGATGAGTCTAGTAGTAACGATAAAAACGTCGTAATCGAGGGAATTGAAGATAGAGTAATTCCGTTCCCGATTGAAGAGGAAAATTACGTTCAAATAGCTGGAGCTAAGAACAACAAGATCTTCCTATTCTCTTATCCAATAAGGGGGCTGAGGACACAGACTGGAGATGTATTTGGTAGGTTAGAAGTTTATGACCTAGAGAATAAGGCAAAGGAATTATACGCAGACAATGTGTCAAGCTTCTCCTTGTCAAGCGATAAAAGTAAAATACTTTTAATGCTCAAGGATAATCTAAGATTATTTGACGTTAATGCTAAACCAGATTTTAACTCAGCTGGAAGGAAAGGTGGGGTAATAGATTTATCTAGAGTCAAGGTTTATGTAGAGCCAGAAAAGGAATGGAGACAAATGCTTAAGGAAACGTGGAAGTTGATGAAGCAGAATTATTGGAATGAGGAGAGATTAAAGAATTGGGATTCAGTCTTACCCAAATACGAGAGACTTTTAGATAGGGTAAGTACTAGGTTCGAGTTATCTGATATAATTCAAGAGATGCAAGGTGAGACTAGGACTTCCCATTCCTATGAGACAGCTTACGACTACGATACTCCAGAACCGTTATCAGTTGGTGGTTTAGGTGGAGAGTTTGAATATAACGAGAACAATAAATGTTACAAGATTACAAAAATTTACGTTGGGGATTCCACTAATGAGAATGAGAGGAGCCCATTAAGGGATCCTGGTGTTCAATTGAACGTCGGAGATTGTATAAAAGCTATTGATGGGGAAGAGGCTAACGGCAACATTTACTCTCATCTAGTAAATAAGGATCAAGTAATTCTTGACGTAATAACTAATGACGGTAAGAATAAACGCGTTACGGTTAAAGTGTTAAAAGATGAAAGGTTTCTAATATATAGATACTGGGTTGAGAAGAATAGGGAATACGTTCACGAGAAGAGTAAGGGTAGGTTAGGGTATATTCACATACCAGATATGATGTATCAAGGGTTCGCTGAGTTTTACAGATTGTTCATGTCCGAATTTCACAGAGAAGGATTAGTGGTTGACGTTAGGTTCAATAGGGGTGGTTTCATCTCAGGGTTACTCTTAGAGAAGCTACTCTTAAAGAGGGTTGGCTATGTTCATCCTAGGAATGGAAAACCAATACCTATGCCGTATTTCTCATCTCCTAAGGTTTTAGTGGGAATAACTAATGAACATGCTGGGTCTGATGGTGATATCTTTTCATTCTTGTTCAAGAAGTACAAGCTAGGAGTACTTATTGGTAGAAGAACTTGGGGAGGTGTTGTTGGTATAAGACCCAGATATAGATTAGTTGATAATACTTATATCAGTCAACCAGAGTTTGCTGTTAACTTCGAGGATGTAGGTTTCGGTATAGAGAATTACGGAGTAGATCCAGACATAGTTGTTGAGATTAAGCCAGAGGATTATGCAAGTAATAGTGATACACAATTAGATACGGCAATAGAGTTAGCATTAAAACAACTTTAA